One stretch of Arachis duranensis cultivar V14167 chromosome 1, aradu.V14167.gnm2.J7QH, whole genome shotgun sequence DNA includes these proteins:
- the LOC107467009 gene encoding LOW QUALITY PROTEIN: subtilisin-like protease SBT5.4 (The sequence of the model RefSeq protein was modified relative to this genomic sequence to represent the inferred CDS: inserted 1 base in 1 codon), with protein sequence MLLQKNSVFLLLALILFFLLQVLTASAAFELKKSYIVYLGSHDHGEVATDADFDRVAQAHHDFLGSYLGSYEKAQEAMIYSYTRHINGFAAMLRDEEAAEIAKHPKVVSVFLNKGRKLHTTRTWEFMLMEKQSGVISPASVFSKARFGEHTIIGNLDTGVWPESPSFRDEGIGPIPSRWKGSCDGGSPDFHCNKKLIGARYFNKGYAAIAGPSVLKNGTLNTVRDYEGHGSHTLSTLGGNFVPGANVFGFGNGTAEGGSPKARVASYKVCWPQIDDGECFDADIMAAFDMAIHDGVDILSLSLGSDPADYFEDGLAIAAFHAFSKGITVVCSAGNSGPKKGSISNVAPWLFTVAASTLDREFDSVVELENGKNFTGASLATAMPQKKFYSLINSLDAKLANATDGDAILCKIGTIDPEKVKGKILVCSRGETARVEKSFVAMEAGAVGMILCNDETSGNEIIADPHFLPASQLTYEDGLQVFAYLNSSKNPMGYIAPPETKFHVKPAPFVAAFSSRGPNKITPEILKPDITXPGVNIIAAYSEAVSPTEMPYDKRRVPFITMSGTSMSCPHIAGIAGLLKTLHPEWSPSAIKSAIMTTARTRDNKGEPMLDGKDFKEATRYAYGSGHVRPNRAMDPGLVYDTTIEDNLNFLCALGYNQTQIMAFSGARHHECPDAMSILDFNYPTITVPMLYGSVSVNVTRRLTNVGSPGTYFARLHTPSGLSISVTPKVLKFESVGEEKSFKVAMEVTKPGPSIGDAVLTWSDGKHYVRTPITVGGIKGRDIRF encoded by the exons ATGTTGCTCCAAAAGAATTCAGTTTTTCTGTTATTAGCtttaattctctttttccttttacaAGTTCTTACTGCTTCTGCTGCTTTTGAACTTAAAAAG TCATACATAGTATACTTGGGATCACATGATCACGGTGAAGTAGCTACAGATGCTGATTTTGATAGAGTCGCCCAAGCTCATCATGATTTTCTTGGATCCTATTTGGGAAG TTATGAGAAAGCACAAGAAGCAATGATTTATTCTTACACAAGGCATATTAATGGCTTTGCTGCAATGCTTCGAGATGAAGAGGCTGCTGAAATTGCAA AACATCCAAAGGTTGTGTCGGTGTTCTTGAACAAAGGAAGGAAGTTACACACTACACGTACGTGGGAGTTTATGTTAATGGAGAAGCAAAGTGGGGTGATTAGCCCTGCTTCAGTGTTTAGCAAAGCTAGATTTGGTGAACATACCATAATTGGGAACCTTGACACCG GTGTATGGCCAGAATCTCCTAGCTTTAGAGATGAGGGCATAGGTCCCATTCCTTCAAGATGGAAGGGATCCTGTGACGGTGGTAGTCCTGACTTTCATTGCAACAA GAAGCTGATAGGAGCAAGGTACTTCAACAAAGGATATGCTGCAATTGCAGGGCCAAGTGTACTGAAGAACGGTACTCTTAACACGGTGCGAGATTATGAAGGTCATGGATCACACACACTATCAACATTAGGTGGAAACTTTGTCCCCGGCGCTAACGTCTTCGGCTTTGGCAATGGAACCGCGGAAGGCGGCTCTCCTAAAGCTCGAGTGGCTTCTTACAAGGTTTGTTGGCCGCAAATTGACGACGGTGAGTGCTTTGATGCTGATATCATGGCGGCTTTCGACATGGCTATACATGATGGTGTGGATATTCTTTCCCTCTCTCTTGGATCGGATCCCGCTGACTACTTTGAAGATGGTCTGGCCATTGCCGCATTCCATGCTTTCAGCAAGGGAATCACCGTCGTGTGCTCTGCTGGTAACTCGGGACCAAAAAAGGGATCTATCTCCAACGTTGCGCCTTGGTTATTCACCGTAGCTGCAAGTACCTTGGACAGGGAGTTTGATTCTGTTGTTGAACTCGAGAATGGAAAGAACTTCACG GGTGCAAGCCTTGCTACTGCTATGCCGCAAAAGAAATTTTACTCACTCATCAATAGTTTAGATGCAAAATTGGCTAATGCAACTGATGGAGACGC TATTCTGTGTAAGATAGGAACAATTGATCCAGAGAAGGTGAAGGGGAAAATACTGGTTTGTAGTAGAGGCGAGACGGCTAGAGTGGAGAAGAGCTTTGTGGCTATGGAGGCTGGTGCAGTTGGAATGATTCTTTGCAACGATGAGACTAGTGGTAATGAGATTATTGCTGATCCTCATTTCCTTCCAGCATCACAACTCACTTATGAAGATGGCCTGCAAGTCTTTGCATACCTCAATTCTTCCAAGAATCCCATGGGATATATTGCTCCACCGGAAACTAAGTTCCATGTGAAGCCTGCTCCATTCGTGGCAGCATTCTCTTCGAGAGGGCCCAACAAAATCACACCTGAGATCCTTAAGCCTGACATCA GCCCCGGAGTCAACATCATTGCTGCATATTCGGAAGCAGTTAGCCCCACAGAAATGCCCTATGATAAGCGCAGGGTTCCATTTATCACAATGTCTGGAACATCTATGTCCTGCCCTCACATTGCCGGAATCGCTGGACTTCTCAAGACACTTCACCCTGAATGGAGTCCATCAGCTATCAAGTCCGCCATCATGACCACCG CTAGGACAAGGGACAACAAGGGTGAGCCAATGCTTGATGGGAAGGATTTTAAAGAAGCAACACGGTATGCATATGGTTCTGGTCACGTGAGACCAAATCGCGCCATGGACCCTGGCTTGGTCTACGATACAACCATAGAAGATAACCTCAACTTCTTATGTGCCCTTGGTTACAATCAGACTCAGATCATGGCGTTCTCCGGAGCTCGTCATCATGAGTGCCCTGATGCAATGAGCATCTTGGATTTCAACTACCCTACAATAACGGTTCCGATGCTGTACGGTTCAGTTTCAGTTAATGTGACACGCAGGCTGACGAATGTGGGTTCGCCAGGGACTTACTTTGCAAGGCTCCACACTCCTTCGGGGCTTTCCATTTCCGTGACTCCCAAAGTGTTGAAGTTTGAGAGCGTGGGTGAAGAGAAGAGTTTTAAGGTCGCAATGGAGGTTACTAAGCCAGGTCCCTCTATAGGCGATGCGGTCCTGACTTGGTCCGATGGAAAGCATTATGTCAGGACTCCAATCACCGTTGGTGGAATCAAGGGTAGGGATATTAGATTTTAG
- the LOC107465849 gene encoding probable galacturonosyltransferase 4, producing MEIVATRNILLFLLCVTVVAPILLYSYPSAEQELVQDLPAFANNAADSARLNLLPEETSAVLKEPIGDVHTNDSTSIKKLPHDLQMGESREHSSGRVLSATNEGENPIKLVIDGIKQGNQSNYLEKTNTTGDNVNPEDAIDVDDSDGKLASETTTNKQEQKTRESSSRIKKNAHVSPESNNQNDGIPSDARVRQLKDQLIQAKVFLSLPAVKNNPQITRELRLRVKEVLRTVGEASQDSDLPRNANERMKAMEQSLMKGRQIQDDCAGAVKKLRAMLHSTEEQLRVHKKQTVFLTQLTAKTLPKGLHCLPLRLTTEYHSLIPSLQQFPNPEKLEDPQLYHYAIFSDNILATGVVVNSTVAHAKDASKHVFHIVTDRLNYAAMRMWFLANPPGKATIQVQNIEEFTWLNSSYSPVLKQLSSPSMIDYYFKTHQATSDSNLKFRNPKYLSILNHLRFYLPEVFPKLNKVLFLDDDIVVQKDLTALWSIDLKGNVNGAVETCGESFHRFDRYLNFSNPLIAKNFDPHACGWAYGMNVFDLVEWKRQNITEVYHNWQKLNHDRQLWKLGTLPPGLITFWKRTFPLNRTWHVLGLGYNTNINQKLIEGAAVVHYNGNMKPWLEISIPKFRGHWTKYVDYDIVYLRECNINP from the exons ATGGAGATCGTGGCCACTAGAAACATTCTGCTCTTCTTGCTCTGTGTTACTGTTGTTGCTCCAATTCTGCTCTACAGCTACCCCTCAG CTGAGCAAGAGCTTGTTCAAGATCTTCCTGCTTTT GCTAACAATGCAGCGGACTCTGCCCGTTTAAATCTACTGCCCGAG GAAACTTCAGCCGTCCTTAAGGAACCAATTGGGGATGTACATACCAATGACTCCACCAGCATAAAGAAATTGCCTCATG ACTTGCAAATGGGTGAATCTAGGGAGCATTCATCTGGCAGGGTATTGTCAGCTACAAATGAAGGGGAAAACCCCATCAAACTAGTTATAGATGGAATCAAGCAAGGAAATCAAAGCAACTACCTGGAGAAAACGAATACAACCGGTGATAATGTTAATCCAGAAGATGCTATTGACGTTGATGATAGTGATGGGAAACTTGCATCTGAAACTACG ACTAATAAACAAGAGCAAAAAACTCGTGAATCTTCTagcagaataaaaaagaacgcACATGTGTCACCAGAATCGAACAACCAGAATGATGGAATACCATCTGATGCTCGGGTACGGCAACTAAAAGATCAGCTCATTCAGGCTAAGGTATTTCTTTCACTTCCAGCAGTAAAGAACAATCCCCAAATCACTCGGGAGCTTCGATTACGAGTGAAGGAAGTCTTACGAACTGTTGGAGAAGCAAGCCAAGATTCTGACTTGCCTAGGAA TGCGAATGAAAGAATGAAGGCAATGGAGCAATCATTGATGAAAGGAAGACAAATTCAAGATGATTGTGCTGGGGCTGTGAAGAAGCTTAGGGCTATGCTCCATTCAACTGAGGAACAGCTTCGTGTGCACAAGAAACAGACCGTGTTCTTAACACAATTGACGGCAAAAACATTGCCTAAAGGTCTCCATTGTCTTCCATTGCGCCTCACAACTGAATATCATAGTTTAATTCCTTCTCTACAACAATTTCCAAACCCCGAGAAGTTAGAAGACCCTCAACTATACCATTATGCAATATTCTCGGATAACATATTGGCAACAGGTGTTGTTGTGAACTCTACTGTTGCCCATGCAAAG GATGCCTCAAAACATGTTTTTCATATTGTTACCGATAGGCTCAATTATGCAGCAATGAGGATGTGGTTTTTGGCGAATCCACCAGGGAAGGCAACCATTCAGGTTCAGAATATTGAAGAATTTACATGGTTGAATTCAAGTTACAGTCCGGTTCTTAAGCAGTTGTCTTCTCCTTCCATGATAGATTATTACTTTAAGACTCATCAGGCAACTTCTGATTCAAACTTAAAGTTTCGAAACCCAAAGTATTTATCTATATTGAACCACCTCCGCTTCTACTTGCCTGAGGTGTTTCCAAAGCTCAACAAAGTGCTCTTCTTGGATGATGATATAGTTGTTCAGAAGGATCTGACTGCACTGTGGTCAATTGATTTGAAGGGAAATGTAAATGGTGCTGTAGAAACTTGTGGCGAAAGTTTTCATCGCTTTGATCGCTATCTCAACTTCTCTAATCCTCTTATAGCCAAGAACTTTGACCCTCATGCCTGTGGATGGGCATATGGTATGAATGTTTTTGATTTAGTTGAGTGGAAGAGGCAAAACATCACTGAGGTGTACCACAACTGGCAGAAGCTG AATCATGATAGGCAACTATGGAAGTTAGGGACATTGCCACCTGGTCTTATAACTTTCTGGAAACGCACTTTCCCATTGAACCGAACTTGGCATGTCTTGGGTCTTGGCTACAACACCAATATCAACCAAAAATTGATTGAAGGAGCTGCTGTGGTACACTACAatggaaacatgaaaccatggcTTGAGATAAGTATTCCCAAGTTTCGAGGTCATTGGACAAAGTATGTTGACTATGACATTGTATATTTGCGAGAGTGCAACATCAATCCTTAG